One genomic window of Vibrio rhizosphaerae includes the following:
- the yejK gene encoding nucleoid-associated protein YejK codes for MSLDLSNVILHQLLKNESDELVVNYRSQSLENNASTENLVAELHRVFNAKPSKGFGAFQADSEFQHWLRELKSDALGFYEFSQASVRKLKDELIKYPFADEGILVMAEYQSLATQYLFIGLLPMNQSLKITEGLDISATDYLDIRQMDIAARIDLSLYQSDPDSNRYLTYIKGRVGRKVADFFLDFLQAEVGLDSKQQNLVLMQAVEDFCSDAQFEKDETITYKKQVYDYCNEQLKSGDEVQLKDLSQELPDDTNGTTLWDYTQSHGYEIEESFPADRSTVRKLTKFVGSGGGLNLSFDSLLLGERVFYDPESDTLTIKGTPPNLRDQLTKNNR; via the coding sequence ATGAGTCTTGATCTCTCCAACGTAATACTACACCAGTTACTGAAAAATGAATCGGATGAGCTGGTTGTCAATTATCGCTCACAGTCTTTAGAAAACAATGCCTCAACGGAAAATCTGGTGGCTGAACTACACCGGGTTTTCAATGCAAAACCTTCAAAAGGGTTTGGCGCTTTTCAGGCAGACAGTGAGTTTCAACACTGGTTGCGTGAACTCAAAAGTGACGCCTTAGGCTTTTATGAGTTCTCACAGGCCAGTGTCAGAAAGTTAAAAGATGAACTGATTAAATATCCTTTTGCCGATGAAGGGATTCTGGTAATGGCTGAGTATCAGTCATTAGCCACACAATACCTGTTCATCGGTCTTTTACCCATGAATCAGAGCCTGAAAATTACAGAAGGGCTGGACATCAGTGCCACGGATTATCTGGATATCCGGCAGATGGATATCGCTGCCCGGATCGATCTGTCGCTTTACCAGTCCGATCCAGATTCCAACCGTTATCTGACTTATATTAAAGGTCGGGTCGGGCGCAAAGTGGCTGACTTTTTCCTCGATTTTCTTCAAGCAGAAGTGGGACTGGATTCAAAACAGCAAAACTTGGTATTGATGCAAGCGGTGGAAGATTTTTGTAGTGATGCGCAGTTTGAAAAAGATGAAACAATTACTTACAAAAAGCAGGTCTATGACTACTGCAATGAGCAACTGAAATCAGGTGACGAAGTTCAGTTGAAGGATTTGTCGCAAGAGTTACCCGATGATACCAATGGCACAACGCTATGGGATTACACGCAAAGTCATGGTTATGAGATCGAAGAGAGTTTTCCTGCCGATCGGTCTACGGTACGGAAACTGACAAAATTTGTCGGCTCCGGAGGCGGGTTAAACCTGAGCTTCGATAGCTTATTACTCGGTGAACGGGTTTTTTATGATCCTGAATCCGATACCCTGACAATTAAAGGCACACCTCCTAATTTGCGGGATCAACTGACCAAAAATAATCGTTAG
- a CDS encoding YejL family protein has protein sequence MPITSKYSDQQIETILTEIAAVFDKHDASPDLVLMIAGNIATNVLNQNVAESQRKAIAEKFAQALISSIDSTIH, from the coding sequence ATGCCCATTACATCAAAATATAGTGATCAACAAATTGAAACGATCCTGACTGAAATTGCTGCCGTTTTTGATAAACATGACGCATCTCCGGATCTGGTTCTGATGATCGCCGGAAATATCGCAACCAATGTATTAAATCAGAATGTTGCAGAGAGCCAAAGAAAAGCTATCGCTGAGAAGTTTGCTCAAGCATTGATATCGTCAATTGACAGTACGATTCACTAA
- a CDS encoding DUF3413 domain-containing protein has protein sequence MVESENTYGERVSRLVGWGHWFAFFNIIAAMLIGTRYISQSPWPETLLGQFYLAVSWVGHFGFLVFALYLLILFPLTFLVPSRKLFRFLAVCFATVGLTVLLIDTQLYFKLNLHLTPVVWEVLFSDNSKTTTNDLQHLFVLLPLIFAMEIGLSEWVWRKQRRLSHKHIGRPLATIFFISFITSHLIYVWSDASLYTPVTSQKANFPLSYPMTAKSFMERHGLFNRDEYLKRLHEKQTHRSVLVNYPLEPIKFDRRINPLNILVVSVNNLRADMLSKKYMPLATTFAKDNLNFSNHYSSSNDMFGIFGLFYGLPSSYASSIKVQGTLPVLLDTLEEQKYHFGLFSGNNFNDPLYAETVFRGLPLNHTQFTKDASRDEQTIDAWSKWAANQSGRWFSYLELTTVQEFDAPDNSFGKSTQDKLKTNYELSVEAADHELGQLIKKAYEMGLMDSTIVVITSNHGTEFNETNTNSWGSNTNYSQYQLKVPMIIHWPGKVAAQYTRRTSHLDFSVTLLQDLLGVSSNPNDYSSGQNLFDENKRRWILAGDARELALVTNNQTTVIDKFGNFKVFDDNYHRLPDTNPTLPVLMQGLTELKRFYSKDN, from the coding sequence ATGGTAGAGAGTGAAAACACCTACGGAGAGCGGGTATCCCGCTTAGTTGGCTGGGGACACTGGTTTGCGTTTTTCAACATTATCGCAGCCATGCTGATCGGTACGCGCTATATCTCCCAGTCGCCATGGCCAGAAACGCTGTTGGGACAATTTTATCTGGCTGTTTCATGGGTCGGGCATTTTGGCTTCCTCGTTTTTGCGCTCTACCTGTTGATACTATTCCCACTGACGTTTCTTGTGCCCTCGCGCAAGCTATTTAGATTTCTTGCCGTTTGTTTTGCAACCGTCGGACTGACCGTCCTGCTCATCGATACTCAGTTGTATTTCAAACTCAACCTCCATTTAACCCCGGTGGTCTGGGAAGTTCTGTTTAGCGATAATTCCAAAACAACAACCAATGATCTTCAGCATCTGTTCGTGTTGTTACCGCTGATTTTTGCCATGGAGATCGGTTTATCCGAATGGGTATGGCGCAAACAGAGACGCTTATCGCATAAGCACATTGGCCGCCCACTGGCGACTATTTTCTTCATTAGTTTTATTACCAGCCACCTGATTTATGTCTGGTCTGATGCTTCTTTGTATACACCGGTTACCAGCCAAAAAGCGAATTTCCCGCTATCTTATCCGATGACGGCAAAATCGTTTATGGAACGACATGGGCTGTTTAATCGCGACGAATACCTCAAGCGCCTGCATGAAAAACAGACGCACCGATCAGTGCTGGTGAACTATCCGCTGGAGCCCATCAAATTTGACCGCCGGATCAATCCGCTCAATATTCTGGTCGTCAGTGTCAACAATTTACGGGCCGATATGCTCAGCAAAAAATATATGCCGCTGGCAACAACTTTTGCCAAAGATAACCTGAATTTCAGCAATCATTACAGCTCCAGTAATGATATGTTCGGCATCTTCGGACTATTCTATGGCCTGCCCAGCAGCTATGCATCAAGCATTAAAGTTCAGGGGACGTTACCGGTTCTGCTCGATACACTCGAAGAGCAGAAATATCATTTTGGTCTGTTCAGTGGCAACAATTTCAACGACCCGCTTTATGCAGAAACCGTCTTCAGAGGGCTACCGTTAAACCATACCCAATTTACTAAAGACGCCAGCCGGGATGAACAAACCATCGACGCGTGGTCAAAATGGGCCGCTAATCAGTCAGGCCGCTGGTTCAGTTATTTAGAACTAACTACCGTGCAAGAATTTGATGCGCCGGATAACTCATTCGGGAAATCGACCCAAGATAAACTCAAAACCAATTATGAACTCTCAGTTGAAGCAGCGGATCATGAGCTAGGCCAGCTGATTAAGAAAGCCTATGAGATGGGATTAATGGACTCAACGATTGTTGTCATTACTTCCAACCACGGCACGGAGTTTAATGAGACCAACACCAATAGCTGGGGCTCAAATACCAACTACAGCCAATATCAGCTGAAAGTCCCCATGATTATCCATTGGCCGGGCAAAGTTGCTGCTCAATATACCCGGCGTACCAGTCACCTCGACTTCTCGGTGACACTGTTGCAGGACTTACTCGGTGTCTCTTCAAATCCGAATGATTATAGTAGTGGTCAGAATCTATTTGACGAAAACAAAAGACGTTGGATTTTAGCCGGAGATGCCCGGGAATTAGCCCTAGTGACGAATAATCAAACAACTGTCATTGATAAGTTTGGTAATTTTAAAGTCTTTGATGACAACTACCACCGATTGCCGGATACCAATCCGACGCTACCGGTCCTCATGCAAGGATTGACCGAACTGAAACGTTTCTATAGCAAAGACAATTAA
- a CDS encoding glycerate kinase, translating to MKIVIAPDSYKESLSAIEVAEAIEIGFKKVFPDWEYVKCPVADGGEGSVEALVEASDGHFMQVEVVGPLGELHRAFYGISGDQKTAFIEMAAASGLELIPVEQRNPYITTSYGTGQLIEHALDLGIRHLIVCIGGSATNDAGCGMMQAMGVSFQDHQGKELPYGGLALEALQRIDVSGLDPRLSQCLIEVACDVTNPLTGTNGASYIYGPQKGASPEMVERLDAALANYAEVIERDMNIQVNDIPGSGAAGGMGAAFCAFLNAELRPGIDIMTQALGLEALLQGADLVITGEGRLDRQSVNGKVPVGVANIAKRYNLPVIAIAGALADDIDEVYSHGIDAAFATIYKITSFEEIITQSKSNVIRSSFNIATALKLGQQLKEST from the coding sequence ATGAAAATTGTAATCGCCCCGGATTCTTATAAAGAAAGCCTCAGTGCAATTGAGGTCGCTGAAGCAATTGAAATTGGATTTAAGAAGGTTTTCCCTGATTGGGAATATGTTAAGTGTCCGGTGGCTGATGGAGGAGAAGGCTCCGTAGAAGCTCTGGTCGAAGCATCAGACGGTCATTTTATGCAAGTTGAGGTCGTTGGGCCGCTTGGTGAGTTGCACCGCGCATTCTATGGTATTTCTGGCGATCAAAAGACGGCTTTTATTGAGATGGCCGCAGCCAGTGGTCTCGAATTGATTCCTGTAGAGCAACGTAATCCATATATAACAACGAGTTATGGCACGGGGCAGTTGATTGAGCATGCGCTTGATCTGGGTATCCGGCATCTCATTGTGTGCATCGGGGGAAGTGCGACCAATGACGCTGGTTGTGGCATGATGCAGGCTATGGGGGTTTCGTTTCAGGATCATCAGGGAAAGGAACTACCCTATGGCGGATTAGCACTAGAAGCGCTGCAACGTATCGATGTGAGTGGGCTTGACCCTCGTTTGAGCCAATGTCTGATCGAAGTGGCCTGTGATGTGACCAACCCGTTGACGGGGACCAATGGTGCGTCATATATCTACGGACCACAAAAAGGAGCGTCTCCCGAAATGGTGGAGCGCCTTGACGCGGCTCTCGCAAACTATGCTGAAGTCATTGAACGGGATATGAATATTCAAGTAAACGATATCCCGGGTTCTGGTGCTGCCGGTGGGATGGGCGCTGCCTTTTGTGCTTTCTTGAATGCTGAACTCCGCCCGGGGATTGATATTATGACTCAGGCATTAGGATTGGAAGCCCTGCTTCAGGGCGCTGATCTGGTGATTACCGGGGAAGGGCGTTTAGATCGTCAGAGTGTGAACGGTAAAGTTCCGGTCGGGGTGGCAAATATAGCCAAGCGTTACAACCTGCCGGTGATCGCGATTGCGGGGGCTTTAGCCGACGATATCGATGAAGTTTACTCGCATGGTATCGATGCAGCGTTTGCGACCATTTACAAAATCACATCTTTCGAAGAAATTATCACTCAGTCCAAATCTAATGTAATACGGAGTTCATTTAATATTGCTACAGCCTTGAAATTAGGACAGCAGCTCAAGGAATCAACGTGA
- a CDS encoding GNAT family N-acetyltransferase yields the protein MKIVTLEKFVEKSLEFSTLNLINECFSENRPCLGDESELAMRVIAMDHENVISHAAMYIRSMRIDDYTFKGSIIGDVVVSRNYRGRGLCKIMLDVLNSFNFELKIEHSFLFAYEPKIYLSCGYRNLTNEIKFFDSNCNEWKKFVYKGGLHKQIGNSKLPDGVIDFCGKVY from the coding sequence GTGAAGATTGTAACTCTAGAAAAATTTGTTGAAAAATCTCTCGAATTTTCAACATTAAATCTTATAAACGAATGTTTTAGTGAGAATAGACCGTGTTTAGGTGATGAATCTGAGTTGGCAATGAGAGTCATCGCTATGGATCATGAAAATGTAATTTCTCACGCAGCAATGTATATAAGAAGCATGAGAATTGATGACTATACTTTCAAGGGTTCAATAATAGGTGATGTTGTTGTATCCAGAAATTATAGAGGTAGAGGCTTGTGTAAAATAATGCTAGATGTTTTGAATTCATTTAATTTCGAACTTAAAATAGAACATTCATTCTTATTTGCTTATGAACCAAAAATTTATTTATCATGCGGATATAGAAATCTAACAAATGAAATTAAATTTTTCGATTCTAATTGTAATGAGTGGAAAAAGTTTGTATATAAAGGGGGACTCCATAAGCAGATTGGTAATTCAAAGTTACCTGATGGAGTTATAGATTTCTGTGGAAAAGTCTACTAA
- a CDS encoding radical SAM protein: MKNINAINLCVTYNCNSRCNSCQIWKIKDSPNINISDLNNFLNQKSLKNLKEISITGGEPTLHPEIIEIARIISEVKNVNEIYFTTNGIRTEKIIEILDVLYRSRKNSSGCIS; encoded by the coding sequence ATGAAAAACATTAATGCAATTAATCTTTGTGTTACATATAATTGTAATAGTAGATGTAACTCATGTCAGATATGGAAAATTAAAGATAGCCCTAATATAAACATTTCAGATCTGAATAACTTTTTGAATCAAAAAAGTTTAAAAAATTTAAAAGAAATTTCAATAACTGGAGGAGAACCCACACTACACCCGGAAATCATTGAAATTGCACGAATAATATCTGAAGTTAAAAATGTAAATGAAATATATTTTACAACGAATGGTATACGAACTGAAAAAATAATTGAAATTCTTGATGTTCTATATAGATCAAGAAAAAATAGTTCTGGTTGTATCTCTTGA
- a CDS encoding DUF2956 domain-containing protein, with amino-acid sequence MHKKQVVEPSQKTKEEAMDIARATQLPGQKKAETQRIAQGIEKGIALYKKQQKAKARAADKAKKQEEKSKARRQDNEQVTLVETKIETKVSPLPWVLLIASWIGFLLFYFLR; translated from the coding sequence ATGCATAAAAAACAAGTAGTAGAACCCTCACAAAAAACGAAGGAAGAGGCGATGGATATCGCTAGAGCTACACAGCTTCCTGGTCAAAAGAAAGCGGAGACACAACGTATCGCTCAAGGTATTGAAAAAGGTATTGCTCTTTACAAGAAACAACAAAAAGCTAAGGCAAGAGCTGCTGACAAAGCTAAAAAGCAAGAAGAGAAATCAAAGGCTAGACGCCAAGACAATGAGCAAGTGACATTAGTAGAAACCAAGATTGAAACAAAGGTATCACCACTACCTTGGGTGTTATTAATTGCGTCATGGATCGGCTTTCTATTGTTCTATTTTTTGAGATAG
- a CDS encoding cupin domain-containing protein has translation MKKINIRDKFERFSEVWTPKIIAESNGQLVKIAKGRGELVWHAHEHEDELFIVFQGQLTLQLRDNNIVLNPGEMYIVPKGVEHCPKAEPDTHFMMIEPSSTAHTGAVQSEVTVSSDQQEWI, from the coding sequence GTGAAGAAAATTAATATTCGTGACAAATTTGAACGGTTCAGCGAAGTGTGGACGCCAAAAATCATCGCTGAATCCAATGGTCAGCTGGTAAAAATTGCCAAAGGTCGTGGTGAACTGGTCTGGCATGCACATGAGCATGAAGATGAACTGTTTATTGTATTTCAAGGCCAGCTGACTTTGCAGTTGAGGGATAACAATATTGTGCTCAATCCCGGTGAGATGTATATCGTCCCCAAAGGTGTCGAGCACTGCCCGAAAGCAGAGCCGGATACACATTTCATGATGATTGAGCCTTCATCGACAGCCCACACCGGGGCGGTTCAAAGTGAAGTGACGGTCTCGTCAGATCAGCAAGAGTGGATTTAA
- a CDS encoding AraC family transcriptional regulator, translated as MSRHHISRINDVLFYIHKDISRELSAKALADVAAYSEQHFHRVFKQTVGESIHQYIRRTRMEYAANQLMFDPTSSVSEIANNCGFSSASSFSRAFKATFQMYPGQWRQHDMAVAEKPYLKDPEIAAGYQRVANHTLQLPKILETPDRMAAYVRHTGYNRSIRHTWLVLKAWAESEGRDDTTQFGLHHSNPAWVTLDQCRYVACLAIDRPLSFRGAVNQMVIPGGLHAVFHLQGMYGELLPYISLIMEQWLPISGFKLRSTPAYVHYQQNHFLHPEEQFELDFYLPVKFF; from the coding sequence ATGAGCCGCCACCATATTTCCCGGATTAATGATGTTCTCTTTTATATTCATAAAGATATCAGTAGAGAGTTGTCAGCCAAGGCGCTTGCTGATGTGGCTGCTTATTCAGAGCAACATTTTCATCGGGTGTTCAAGCAGACCGTCGGTGAGTCGATTCATCAGTATATCCGACGCACGCGGATGGAGTATGCTGCCAATCAGCTGATGTTTGATCCGACATCTTCCGTATCAGAAATCGCCAACAATTGTGGTTTCAGTTCGGCATCCTCATTTAGCCGGGCGTTTAAGGCTACCTTTCAGATGTATCCCGGTCAGTGGCGTCAGCACGATATGGCAGTGGCAGAAAAACCCTATCTCAAAGATCCGGAAATCGCTGCCGGCTACCAGCGTGTGGCGAATCATACCCTTCAGTTACCTAAGATTTTAGAAACCCCGGATCGGATGGCCGCTTACGTGCGACACACCGGATATAATCGCTCGATTCGCCATACTTGGTTGGTTCTGAAAGCGTGGGCAGAGAGTGAAGGACGTGATGATACGACTCAGTTTGGTTTACATCATTCGAACCCTGCCTGGGTGACGTTAGACCAATGTCGTTATGTGGCCTGCCTTGCCATTGACCGACCTTTGTCGTTTCGCGGTGCGGTCAATCAAATGGTGATTCCCGGTGGTTTACATGCCGTATTTCATTTACAAGGTATGTACGGGGAGTTGCTGCCGTATATCAGCCTGATCATGGAGCAATGGTTGCCAATATCAGGGTTTAAGCTGCGCTCGACACCGGCTTATGTCCACTATCAGCAAAATCATTTTCTTCATCCCGAGGAACAGTTTGAGCTGGATTTCTATTTACCGGTGAAGTTTTTTTAA
- a CDS encoding aminotransferase-like domain-containing protein, translated as MEIAHSLQQTRSSYIREILSAATDKNVISLAGGLPDEQTFPIALMQPTLEKLAHMPEIFQYGATAGYEPLINYLHERYQLPDTHTAMICTGSQQGLDLIARAYFNPQDTIAMEAPSYLGAMQVFNLVQANIVTVPQTEEGPDVALLEQCFQQQQPKAFYAVPDFHNPTGVCWSLSVRQQVAALCCQYNVVLIEDAPYRELRFNGEALPLVSDFCPNHSIVLRSFSKIASPGLRIGVVTGKRSDLDPLIKVKQGADLHSSVPMQALLLGLLQHPDFDQHLAQIRNLYQSRYDCLYTALRQQLSESCHLKPIDGGMFIWLSLPDCDTFALAKTMLAQGVAVVPSPVFYPDAALSPAALRLNFTNATPSELTEAVKRLVDGLKAYLD; from the coding sequence ATGGAAATTGCGCACTCATTGCAACAAACCCGTTCATCTTATATCCGAGAGATCCTCAGCGCCGCCACCGATAAAAATGTGATTTCACTGGCCGGAGGCCTACCAGACGAACAGACATTCCCGATTGCGCTGATGCAACCGACACTGGAAAAACTGGCACACATGCCGGAGATCTTTCAATACGGTGCAACCGCCGGTTATGAACCCCTTATCAACTATCTGCACGAGCGGTATCAGTTACCTGACACGCACACAGCCATGATCTGTACCGGCTCACAGCAAGGGTTAGATCTCATCGCCAGAGCTTACTTTAATCCGCAAGATACGATTGCGATGGAAGCCCCGAGCTATTTGGGTGCGATGCAAGTCTTTAATCTGGTTCAGGCCAATATTGTCACTGTACCTCAAACGGAAGAAGGACCCGATGTCGCGTTACTCGAACAGTGTTTTCAGCAACAGCAGCCAAAAGCCTTCTATGCGGTACCTGATTTTCACAACCCGACCGGGGTATGCTGGAGTTTATCAGTCCGCCAGCAAGTCGCGGCGCTCTGCTGCCAGTACAATGTGGTTCTGATTGAAGATGCGCCCTATCGGGAATTGCGCTTCAACGGTGAAGCGCTGCCACTGGTTTCTGATTTCTGCCCGAACCATTCGATCGTCTTACGTTCATTTTCTAAAATTGCTTCTCCGGGGCTCAGAATTGGTGTGGTGACGGGAAAACGTAGTGATCTCGACCCATTAATCAAGGTCAAGCAAGGGGCAGATCTGCACTCCAGTGTACCGATGCAAGCATTATTACTCGGGCTGCTGCAACACCCGGATTTCGATCAGCATTTGGCGCAAATTCGCAATTTATATCAGTCCCGCTATGACTGTCTGTATACCGCTCTGCGTCAGCAACTCTCTGAAAGTTGCCATCTCAAACCGATTGACGGCGGCATGTTCATCTGGCTTTCGCTGCCGGATTGCGACACATTTGCGCTGGCAAAAACCATGTTGGCGCAAGGTGTCGCGGTGGTCCCCAGCCCGGTATTCTATCCAGATGCAGCCTTATCACCTGCAGCATTACGCTTGAACTTTACCAATGCCACCCCGTCGGAACTGACCGAGGCGGTCAAACGTTTAGTGGATGGTTTAAAAGCTTATTTAGATTAA
- a CDS encoding diguanylate cyclase, which produces MLDELEERYNNARVLIIDDDPMNLELLNTCLSETFQTELVQDGREAIKRASENKPDLILLDIMMAGMNGWEVCQQMKALPSLASIPIIFITSHDNDETQIRCWEAGCADFITKPFNFVTLEHRVKMHMRYKLTTELLTTLSIRDSLTQLSNRRALDNFYPMSKGLCQRNGHPLSLLMIDIDHFKKYNDHYGHLQGDKCLQQVANILKNSIKRNSDHVFRYGGEEFTVLLPNTNFEGAQKIAAVLLSAVAEQHITHQSTQLGHVTVSIGGATFDWAHLPQHVDDALVMADHALYEAKQAGRNRFIVTQATQTKH; this is translated from the coding sequence GTGCTTGATGAATTGGAAGAACGTTACAACAATGCCCGAGTGTTAATTATCGATGATGACCCGATGAATCTTGAATTACTCAATACCTGTCTGTCAGAAACATTTCAGACTGAACTGGTACAAGATGGTCGGGAAGCCATCAAACGGGCCAGTGAAAACAAACCAGACTTAATTCTGCTGGATATCATGATGGCAGGGATGAATGGCTGGGAAGTCTGCCAACAGATGAAAGCGTTACCGTCACTCGCTAGTATTCCGATTATTTTCATCACATCACATGACAATGACGAAACCCAAATTCGTTGTTGGGAAGCCGGTTGTGCTGATTTTATTACCAAACCCTTTAATTTTGTCACTTTAGAACACCGCGTGAAAATGCACATGCGGTATAAGCTCACGACCGAATTGCTGACCACGCTCTCTATCCGGGACAGTCTGACGCAATTATCTAACCGCCGTGCATTAGATAATTTCTACCCGATGAGCAAGGGCTTATGCCAGCGCAACGGACATCCCCTGTCACTCCTGATGATCGATATCGATCATTTCAAAAAGTACAACGATCATTATGGCCATCTTCAGGGAGACAAATGTCTGCAACAGGTGGCCAACATCCTGAAAAATAGTATCAAACGTAACTCTGATCATGTTTTTCGCTATGGTGGTGAAGAATTTACGGTATTGCTGCCAAACACCAATTTTGAAGGGGCACAAAAAATAGCCGCTGTTTTGTTATCCGCTGTCGCCGAACAACATATAACGCACCAATCCACACAGCTTGGACATGTCACCGTCAGTATTGGCGGCGCAACGTTCGACTGGGCACATCTCCCGCAACATGTCGATGATGCCTTAGTCATGGCTGACCATGCCCTTTACGAGGCAAAACAGGCAGGAAGAAACCGCTTCATCGTGACCCAAGCGACACAGACCAAACATTGA